The following proteins come from a genomic window of Candidatus Obscuribacterales bacterium:
- a CDS encoding SRPBCC family protein, whose amino-acid sequence MDQSYSKEGESLTPELQAIDLGVTELDVEALSGSEGIEIATETLGQRSRRITAEIWLPHSLEQIWQLLTDYDHLADFIPNLDQSRTIASPDAHTTRIEQIGAECFLAIRFCARVVLDMAESFPHRIDFQMVEGDFRSFSGSWNLQPQAQAGQEGTYLQYVVQIEPTRLMPIGLIERHLRKNLMLNLAAIRQQADHLYVV is encoded by the coding sequence ATGGATCAATCCTATTCTAAAGAAGGTGAGTCTTTGACGCCTGAACTTCAGGCCATAGATCTAGGTGTAACAGAGCTGGACGTAGAGGCTTTGTCTGGCAGTGAGGGAATAGAGATTGCAACAGAAACCCTAGGACAGCGATCGCGCCGGATTACTGCAGAGATCTGGCTACCCCATTCCCTAGAGCAGATCTGGCAGCTTTTAACCGACTACGATCATCTCGCAGACTTCATCCCTAACCTCGATCAAAGCCGCACCATTGCCAGTCCTGATGCCCACACCACGCGGATTGAGCAAATTGGCGCAGAGTGCTTTCTGGCCATTCGCTTTTGTGCTCGGGTGGTGCTAGATATGGCCGAGTCATTCCCCCACCGCATTGACTTTCAGATGGTTGAAGGAGACTTTCGCTCCTTCTCAGGAAGCTGGAATCTACAGCCCCAAGCTCAAGCTGGTCAAGAAGGCACCTATCTGCAATATGTGGTGCAGATTGAACCCACGCGCTTGATGCCCATTGGGTTGATCGAGCGCCATCTTCGTAAGAATCTCATGCTTAACTT